Part of the Coregonus clupeaformis isolate EN_2021a chromosome 31, ASM2061545v1, whole genome shotgun sequence genome, ttgaacgcactgaagtcggaagtcggagatttccgagttcccagttgttttgaatgggGGTAGAGAAGCTAAGAGAACAAAACTTTTTTGCGCGCAGAGATGTGACGCACCTGCACGCATGTATAAACATAAAGGAAATAGTCTCGTTTTTAAATGTAAAGTTATAATTGGCGTCTCACAATCATGGACTATGCAAATGTATGTATTTGTTCTTGTCTTTTGAGCGAAATCAAATGACCATAGTTGTTCTGTGAGCTGTATAAGGTAATATGTTTGTCATTTTACTGTTAAATTTAAAGAGGAAATATGTcattaaaacaataacaaagttgagttaaatagctgagggatggggctgggaaaatgtaaccactctcaaattcatagacagagctatggaagcaagggctgaccatccatgatataaacattatagttttaaccatgttttgaggctgtttgtttacatttacattataaacgttggagtaaaacaagtttaTAATGTGAGTTCTGATAGGGTATGACAAtttaactaagctcatgaggaatGTATAAGTTATACTCTTCAAGAGTCAATGGGTAGGCCTATATATCATACATTTACCGTTTAAAAGAAAATGAAACAATCCCTCCTTGATTAATTGAATACCGACACTGTGACATAGTTGCATGTGTTGCATGTGAAGGGTTTTTGGAGCTATTGATGGAATGACAGTGTCCATCTCTGAAATTGCACGTTCCTTCAAAAATATTGGATAGCCTAAGTGAAAGATTACACTCAACAAGAGCAAGAATGTCAAGCGTGAGAAATTACATCGACAGTTCACAATACATTTCTAACAATAGACCTATTTTTGAACGGGTAACTGTTGCTGACCGATCATCGGATTTAAGAACACACATTTAAGATTCTGAGCCCATTATGGAAGAAAAACAGAGAAATTCTGAACAGAATGGATAAAATAGCCTACAGATTTTTACAGTCACGTAATTATGTAATGAATTAGTCTGCAAACAGTCTGAGAATTGGACGGAAATTCAATATGTTTGGTGTCAATCTTGTGTCACTGGGGTGGCCAACCGTCGTCCCGAAGAGCTGCTGGGTATGCTATGCATGCAGGATTTTTCTCCAACCCTGCTCtgttacacacctgattcaacgtCCTGCAGagtagtagaatcaggtgtgtttcaACATTGAGGGAGCAAAAGACTGCACAGGTTTAGCCACCTTAGAAATATGATGACTGAGTGTTTGACTGTATTGTTTTTGATTGTGTGGGATATTCTATTTCAGGTGAAAACTGCAGAAGTTTCATTTATGTCACACCCTCACATGAAAGAGGTAGGTtttgtgtaataatgtgttattaCATTGTAATTGATGTGTTATTAACACAATTTGCTATGCATCTGTAAATGGCTATATGGATGTTTTATTTTTTCAAGATTCCAGTCATCTCTCATATCAGGAATTGCAAGTGCAGCTCAAAAGGTGCAAATTGAACCCAGTCACTTAATAATCATAGAGTAGGTTCACATGCTTAAGGCTTATTTGGAAGTGTCAATTGAAAAGTGCAAACCTAACAGAATTGAAGAAGAGTAGAAACACTGCGTTGTCCTGGGGAGCTACTGGgattgcaggcttttgttcctgcccagcattaacacacctgattctgcTAATCTAGGTCCTGATAAGCAGTTGATTAGTAGAATCTGGTGTGTTAGCTGTGCTGTAGTCACTCATTCAAATCCAGTAGAGTTTGGACTTCTATAGTTCTAcaaagaggatgagaggatggatagaaagagagaggatgaataGAGAGTGTCTCACTCTGCCAATCagacattcctcctcctccgtgTTGGCACACTAATTCACTACCACACAAAATACTGttcaacacacaaacaaacacacacaaacacacaacctgTCCGTGCCTAATTCAGTACCACACAAAAGACTGTTGAATAGCTTCCTGACAGGACAAGACCAGACACATGCACTTGCTGGAATTAAATCTTCCTGTGACATTGACAGAATAAAATAATGAGAATGACAGACACCCAAAACTGATTGTAATTTAGTTGTAACTTCACCTGTTCTATTCACCTGTTCAGTCTGAGAGATGTGATTAAACATGTTCAATTGTGAACTCAATTGATATTGAGTCCAATGTCACTGTCTCTGTGCCCAAAAGGGGCATTATTATGACTTATTTCAAAAGGGACCTTGTTGGTTTTAATGTACTCTCAATCTCAGTTATGATTTGATTTCATCCAATAAGTCCATACCTTTCTCTGTGCTTTTGTGATGGGGGATATGTTGGTTAGGAAATTTAAGTAATTGAAATAGCTAAAGGGATACTCTCAGGtagacaaaaaaaatacaaaatgtgaAAGagacagccccatcgatgtggatgggggcgtgttcgtcccttcgtttcctgtagtccacgatcagcacctttgtcttgctgacattgaggaagaggttgttgtcctggcaccacacttccagggctctgatctcctccctataggctgcctcatcgtcgtcggtgatcagtcctaccaccgttgtgcagtcgtgggtgaacagggagtacaggaggggactaagcacacacccctgagcggcacccgtgttgatggtcagtgtggcgtatgtgttgttgcctaccctcaccacctgggggcgtcaggaagtccaggatccagttgtagagggaggtgttcagtcccagggtcttgagcttggtgatgagcttggaggggactatggtgttgaatgctctatgaacagcattcttacataggtattcctttagtccaggtgggtgagggcagtgtggagtgcaatagcaattgtgtcatctgtggatttgttggggcagtatgcgaattggagtaggTCCAGggtgatgatggtgttgattggcgttcttgggcacggggactatggtggtctgcttgaaacaagttggtatttaAGACCAggtcagggataggttgaaaatgtcagtgaagacacttgccagctggtcagcgcatgctctgagtacacgtcctggtattaTGTCTGGCCCCGCAACCttgcgaatgttaacctgtttaaagatcttactcacatcggctacgaagAGCGAGATCAcgcagtcatctggaacagctggtgctctcatgcatggttcaatgttgcttgcctcgaagcaagcatagaaggcatttagctcgtctggtaggcttgcgtcgcTGGGCATAGTAATACCTATGTAACTACCGTTTGTAACTATGTTGTTACTACAGTTATTACTGTGTAGTTACATAGTAATAGGGGTAACTTAATGTAACGTTTTACCATCCGTGGTCATATCAAGGACCATTCACCCCACCATCCATAGCCCAGGCAGCGAGTGTAGGTcaagtggggtgtgtgtgtgtgtgtgtgaacgagcATGAGTGTGGTGTGCggcgtgtgtgtctgtcttagAGACAGATACATCTTCTCTGTGACAGTGAAGGTTAATGATATGGGTGAATGGTTCACTGGTCCTACTCCCTCACCTAACCtcccccacccaccctctctctctctctctctctctctctctctctctctctctctctctctctctctctctctctctctctctctctctctctctctctctctctcgctccttctctccctGTAGGAGTGCTGTGGCTGTGTATCGTGGCAGAATGTCTGTATATTCTCCTCCTGGCTACCGGAGGCATGCTCATGTCCATAGAGGCGTGTCACTTAGGAAACGTCATCGACGGCCTCAAACTCAACGCCTTCGCTGCCATATTCACTGTCCTTTCAGGTAACAACACATTTTCATGCTTTTTTTTGTTTGCACACGTGCATGTGCTTCTTGCTATTGAGTCAGTCCCTTTTCTCCCCTCCTcactgttagggttagggttagaacaatGTTTAGTTTGTTAGTTTGCGTCTCAACCTTTTGATGCTGATTGGGACAATAGAAACCCTGCAGATCAGCACTGTCTTCACACTGGCAGCTTTAGGCAGCTAAAATAGCTCACTGCTATCTATGGGGCTGCAGACTGGGCTGGACTTGACAGTTACTCTTCCTATGAGGCTGTTTCCACCCAAGGAGCATTTGTCTTTTTAAGACGGCTGGTCTAGTTTTGTCTGGATTAGTATTGATCTGGTCCTGGTGGATGGATGTTGGTTATTAGAGGAGTTCACTTGCCTTCTGCAGACACAAGGCTTCAGTGTTCTGTTGGATAAGTGATGGTCTAGAGTAGACTCTAGACCCACCGAGCTGGTTTGTCTGCTCCTGGACTGTGCTCAAATGCTCGAGTAGGCTTAATCTGGATCCGGAAAACAAGACAATAATGTCTGAGTGGATGTTGGCTATGCTATCTGTCATCCAAACCTCTTGGCAGTCTTGCGTCCAGGTAATTTGCGGTCGTTTGGTTGGTAGGAAAGAACCAAGAGTGAGTAATGAAATGGTTTTATGTCCCCCTTTAATGGAATGGATGACCAAGCCACCTCAAGTCAACCACTGATTAAACAGACATTTAAAAACACAATTAAACTGTTCGCAAATAAAAACAGTCTCATCTCAGGGGAGTTATCCTGCCCTGCCTACAAACAACAAAATTAATCAATAAAAGGGTTTACTGTTGTTCCTGTTTTTAATGTGTTAATATAGTTTATAGAGAGGCTTACACAGTTTACCTAGCTCAGCATCTTGTTATAATGATTTCCAGAAGAATGCTAAAGGCCAGACCAGAGGCTAGAGAAACCATTATTAAACTTATGTATAATGGGGGTGTatgaagaaagaaagagggatacctagtcagttgtacaactgaaatgtgtcttccgcatttaacccaacccctctgaatcagagaggtgcggggggctgccttaatcaacatccacgtcatcggcgcccggggaacagtgggttaactgccttgctcaggggcagaacgacatatttttaccttgtcagctcggggattcaatccagcaacctttcggttacggacccaacgctcctacccgccagcctagagggggagagagggagtatggagggagagagagggggggaggggtatgaaaggagagagagagggggatatggaGGGAAATCgtgagggagagcgggagagagcgagagagagaaagagagaggtcttTGTTTTAGCACAAACAGCCCATATGGGTGATTAACTTTATGCTTTACCATTACCAAGAAGAGAACAATTCCCCCAACCCTTCAGCTTGGTTCACCCACCACTGGGAAATAAGCCTAGCTAAGTTTTAGGGAGGAAATATAAAGTTGTGTACTAGTAGAGGTGCTGCCTGAAGGAAGTTCTGAATGTGATTGATGGAAGACAcattgagtatgtttacatgcacactaataattagatattcaactgattatggcagtaggccgagtatacaatagtcatgtaaacacttcccagctagcacatttggttccttggaagttgtgagAACATATGTTTTTGATTTCACATTGATTGTGTGAACGAAGCCAtatgtttcctgaccggtaaaactgaatgttttttaaacattctgaaaACAAAAGTAAACATTTCAATATGACTTTTAAAAACAATGCTAGCTTATTTTGggtaaaaaaacatttatttcccTATAGGGTAATCCCAGGGAGAAGGATCACTCCAGCCCTGTGCCGCGGAGATTAAAAGCTGTAGGCTATATTCTCCATGCCATTGGGGTCGACTGAGTGGGTGGATATCTGGACAGAACACAGGAGTTGATCTCTTCATTGGGTGACTGATCTGTGCTTGGGAGAAAGAGATAAAGATTGGCAGAGAGACAGGGTTGCCAGCTCATTTCCCGCCAGATTTTTCCCATCAGACCCAAGATTTGAACTGGCAACCCTTTGGTTGCTGGCTTGCCTCTCTAAccgttaggctacctgccaccttgATTGGCAATGattggcagagagggagagagattggaGGTTttggcagagagaggggaagagagcagAATTACAATTGTATGCAGCATGACACCAAGTTAGCCAACAGGCCAGTTAAGTGGTCATTCTGCCAATCCTCTACACTGGCACAACTCTGCTCTGCTTAACCAAGTGCTGTAATCCCATGGTTTCTAACTCTGGTCTAGGAGAGCTGCTACAGGGGGagtaggcttttgttccagcccagcactaacacacatgATTCGGctatcaactcatcatcaaggaCTTTAGGATTAGGATTAGTGTAGCTGAATCTGGTGTGTTTGTGCTGGGATGGAAGAAATGCCTGCACATCCTGTAGCGCTCAAGGACTACTGTAGGTGCCATTATAGCTCAACATTGTCACCCTGTGGTGAAAAATGGAACTTCACACACTTCTCTCTAATGCTCTATTCTACAGCACTAGActagtttacattttacattttagtcatttagcagacgctcttatccagagcaacttacagttagtgaatgcatacgttttttattttttattttttcatactggccccccgtgggaaacgaacccacatccctgccggccaaaccctcgcctggactcgaaccaggatctctagtggcacagctagcactgcgatgcagtgccttagaccactgcatcgcagtgccacTCAGTTTTTCTCAATCGCATTCAAGCTATTTTTGGATCTGTGCTGAAACGTATCTATAGCAGAACAGCAATGATCAAATGCTTAAATACATTTACAGAACTTCTGATCATTTTCTTGACTTTGTACCTTACTTGCATATCTTAGACCATATTTTGCTAAACTTTAAATACAAATGTCATCAGTGAATACAGTGTTCACCGAATATTAACACATTGTTTTCATCAGAAGAGAAATGTGTGCAATTGTGTTCACTATTTCTGGCAATCAGTAAATACTACTACACACAATTCTAAATCACCCCATCAGTTTCATACCATGTAAAATATAGGGACATTTCTATGGATATGGGGACtgtcaaaatgtattttttttttttttttttttttttacatattgcaGACATGCAGATATTCAGAGAATTAAGTTTTGGTTATTTCTAAGTAACTTTGGGTTACTCCTAAGTCATCATCTCCAATGTTGTGATCTTCCATTTTAGAGCTTTGCTTTGGTGTGGAATGAGGCCTATACTGTACATTCATATCAGTTGTGTTCCTCCATTTGTATTCACCTTTCCTTATTTCTATTGTGGATTGTGTTTCTTTCTGTTTTGTCTGCTTGGACTGAAGAGATAAGTATGGTTGCGTTAATCTTTTTGCAGGCAGTCGTGTtctttttatgaatgtattagCAATTTTTACATTATAATATAGTTTATattaatgtatttatgttttgagaAGGCAACTACATTTAAAAAACGCATTTACAGAGTTCTGTGTCTTGTGGACTCTGTTTTGAAAATCAACAACATTGTTCCAAAAAATGCATGTAAGTGATTGAGAAAAACTTTTTTACTTGACTTTCCAGGTCTACTCGGCATGGTGGCCCACATGATGTTTACCACAGCCTTCCAGCTGACAGTCAGTGTGGGGCCAGAGGACTGGAAGCCTCAGACATGGGACTACAGCTGGTCATACatgtaagcacacacacagaaacgtcTAAAAATCACTTTAATAATATGTCATTTTGAGTTTTTTTTTAATCTCCCTCTTTACCAGTCCACTTCTCCTACACACATGCCAATAAAGATGTGACTTTGACttgtaaatgtttattttttcaTTCATAATTCTGTTTATCCATCATCTCCTTGttattttctctcactctctctcactctcactctctctagccTGGCGTGGAGCTCGTTTACAGCCTGCATGGCCTCCTCGGTAACCATCATCAACCGCTACACCAAGACCATCCTGGAGTTCAAACACAAGCGCAGAAACATCGAGAAGAACCTGAAGATCAAGCAGAAGCTTCTGGAGCTGGACTCTGGACCAGGGGTTGGGGTGGGACAAGTTGGACATGTGGAACAGGTGTGGGACATGTACATCAGCTCAGTACCCAGCTCAGGCTGCACAGCAGAGGAATTGCTGGACTTGTCCAGTAATGGAAGGAAGCTGTCCAATGCTTCAGTGTTTCTGGACCTGAATGACCTGCCAGATCCGCAAAGAGAGGAGTACTGCTGAGGAGGGAACTAGGGGACTGATCAAGGCACGCACAAATacgcatatacacacaaacacaaacacatacaaacaaaGGATACCTGTCATGCACTGCCACCCAATTTACAAACCAAATACCATCAGCAACTGTGACTTCATGTTAGAGGAGATCCAACTCCAAGTTTACCTGACGTTCCAAGCTGAGGTAGAGATGGGTAGAGGATAAGAGAGatgcagtgggggaaaaaaagtatttagtcagccaccaattgtgcatgttctcccacttaaaaagatgagagaggcctgtaattttcatcataggtacacgtcaactatgacagacaaaatgagaaaaaaaatccagaaaatcacattgtaggatttttaatgaatttatttgcaaattatggtggaaaataagtatttggtcaataacaaaagtttctcaatactttgttatataccctttattggcaatgacacaggtcaaacgttttctgtaagtcttcacaaggttttcacacactgttgctggtattttggcccattcctccatgcagatctcttctagagcagtgatgttttggggctgtcgctgggcaacacagactttcaactccctccaaagattttctatggggttgagatctggagactggctagagccactccaggaccttgaaatgcttcttctacgaagccactccttcgttgcccgggcggtgtgtttgggatcattgtcatgctgaaagacccagccacgtttcatcttcaatgcccttgctgatggaaggaggttttcactcaaaatctcacgatacatggccccattcattctttcctttacacggatcagtcgtcctggtccctttgcagaaaaaacagccccaaagcatgatgtttccacccccatgcttcacagtaggtatggtgttctttggatgcaactcagcattctttgtcctccaaacacaacgagttgagtttttaccaaaaagttctattttggtttcatctgaccatatgacattctcccaatcctcttctggatcatccaaatgcactctagcaaacttcagacgggcctggacatgtactggcttaagcagggggacacgtctggcactgcaggatttgagtccctggcggcgtagtgtgttactgatggtaggctttgttactttggtcccagctttctgcaggtcattcactaggtccccccgtgtggttctggatttttgctcaccgttcttgtgatcattttgaccccacggggtgagatcttgcgtggagccccagatcgagggagattatcagtggtcttgtatgtcttccatttcctaataattgctcccacagttgatttcttcaaaccaagctgcttacctattgcagattcagtcttcccagcctggtgcaggtctacaattttgtttctggtgtcctttgacagctctttggtcttggccatagtggagtttggagtgtgactgtttgaggttgtggacaggtgtcttttatactgataacaagttcaaacaggtgccattaatacaggtaacgagtggaggacagaggagcctcttaaagaagaagttacaggtctgtgagagccagaaatcttgcttgtttgtaggtgaccaaatacttattttccaccataatttgcaaataaattcataaaaaatcctacaatgtgattttctggagaagaaaaatctctatttgtctgtcatagttgacgtttacctatgatgaaaattacaggcctctctcatctttttaagtgggagaacttgcacaattggtggctgattaaatacttttttcccccactgtgtatatatatatatatatatataaatgatgtggATAGAGATATAGAGGATGATAAAGAGTAGAAATAGCTAAAGGATGAGGGTAGAGAGAATTCCCAGGCCATGCTGAGTGCCTTTGATTCCAGCTCCTGTCTTGTGATCAACTTCAAACAGCATGCAGAGCACTGAGATGGAGACTGTTACAAAGTTACAAAGGCCAACTTCTATTCCTATTGTTCTTGATATAATGAGACACAGGAGATTCCATTATGTAGATCGTATATGTGCAAACAGACAAAACTCAGCCATTATTATTTCCTG contains:
- the gsg1l2b gene encoding germ cell-specific gene 1-like protein; amino-acid sequence: MGGIDRQRRVSLALTLNFLALILAVTALTTSYWCEGTRKVAKPFCTGPFTTKQSFCIRFNSSNINDSRLVQYIWESGEDKYIMRKFHTGIWFSCEENVNMTGENCRSFIYVTPSHERGVLWLCIVAECLYILLLATGGMLMSIEACHLGNVIDGLKLNAFAAIFTVLSGLLGMVAHMMFTTAFQLTVSVGPEDWKPQTWDYSWSYILAWSSFTACMASSVTIINRYTKTILEFKHKRRNIEKNLKIKQKLLELDSGPGVGVGQVGHVEQVWDMYISSVPSSGCTAEELLDLSSNGRKLSNASVFLDLNDLPDPQREEYC